One segment of Halococcus saccharolyticus DSM 5350 DNA contains the following:
- the glpB gene encoding glycerol-3-phosphate dehydrogenase subunit GlpB, translated as MAIEDDVLVVGGGLAGMTSALQAAREGARVRLVSHKKSTLRHASGLVDVLGYTPDGELVAEPFDALATLPAGHPYELVGVDSVRDGLALFDEVVGDAYYGDHTDANALVPTHGGTVKPTARYPESTAAGLASDPREALLVGFETLTAFDAPLAADHLDAAGVPAATRGVTVPFPGDFRADSRVTRFARALDRDEAVETATGTAGARRALTAAVEPHLDGTERVGFPAVLGDDESSEVRTTLERHLDVPVFEVPMGPPSLPGIRLERLFAAALDDADVRRTTGNPVVDFEADGERIQAVYVDRNGQRAPFHAEEFILATGGLVGKGIDSDREGVIEPVFDCHVPHPDDRYEWFVDEAFGDHPFARFGVDVDGELRPLDADGGIEYENLRAAGGVLGGADFAAEKSGSGISLATGYAAGRAAGEAV; from the coding sequence GTGGCGATTGAGGACGACGTGCTCGTGGTCGGCGGCGGCCTCGCCGGAATGACGAGCGCGCTCCAGGCGGCCCGCGAGGGTGCGCGGGTGCGACTGGTCTCCCACAAGAAGAGTACGCTCCGGCACGCGAGCGGCCTCGTCGACGTTCTGGGGTACACCCCGGACGGTGAGCTAGTCGCGGAGCCGTTCGACGCACTCGCCACCCTGCCGGCGGGCCATCCCTACGAACTGGTCGGCGTCGATTCGGTGCGGGACGGACTCGCTCTGTTCGACGAGGTGGTCGGTGACGCCTACTACGGCGATCACACCGACGCGAACGCGCTCGTGCCGACCCACGGTGGGACGGTAAAGCCGACTGCCCGATATCCCGAGAGCACGGCCGCTGGGTTGGCGAGCGACCCCCGGGAAGCGCTGCTCGTAGGCTTCGAGACCCTGACCGCGTTCGACGCACCGCTCGCCGCCGACCACCTCGACGCCGCCGGCGTCCCTGCGGCGACACGCGGCGTTACGGTTCCGTTTCCCGGCGATTTCCGAGCGGATTCGCGGGTGACGCGCTTTGCGCGCGCGCTCGACCGTGACGAAGCGGTCGAGACGGCCACCGGAACGGCTGGTGCGCGGCGAGCGCTCACCGCGGCGGTCGAACCTCACCTCGACGGCACGGAACGGGTGGGGTTCCCGGCGGTGCTCGGTGACGACGAGTCGAGCGAGGTTCGGACAACGCTCGAACGTCACCTCGACGTTCCGGTCTTCGAGGTGCCGATGGGACCGCCGAGTCTTCCCGGAATTCGGCTCGAAAGGCTGTTTGCGGCGGCACTCGACGATGCGGATGTCCGCCGGACGACCGGGAACCCGGTGGTGGATTTCGAGGCCGACGGCGAGCGGATACAGGCGGTCTACGTGGATCGGAACGGCCAGCGAGCGCCCTTCCACGCCGAGGAGTTCATCCTTGCGACGGGGGGCCTCGTCGGAAAGGGGATCGACTCCGACCGCGAAGGGGTGATCGAACCGGTCTTCGACTGTCACGTTCCCCACCCCGACGATCGCTACGAGTGGTTCGTCGACGAGGCGTTCGGTGACCATCCGTTCGCACGCTTCGGCGTCGACGTCGATGGGGAGTTACGACCGCTCGACGCCGACGGGGGCATCGAGTACGAAAACCTTCGCGCTGCCGGGGGCGTCCTTGGAGGAGCGGACTTCGCGGCGGAGAAATCGGGCAGCGGCATCTCGCTCGCGACCGGCTACGCTGCCGGTCGTGCGGCGGGCGAGG
- the glpA gene encoding anaerobic glycerol-3-phosphate dehydrogenase subunit GlpA has product MGRETEVLVIGGGSTGCGIARDLSMRGVDVTLVERGNLTHGTTGRMHGLLHSGGRYAVSDQESAAECIDENRVLRKIASHTVEMTGGLFVQKPGDPDEYFEEKLAGCRECDIPAEVLTGAEAREIEPYLARDVERAIRVPDGAIDPFRLCVANAADAEEHGARIETHAEVTDVFVESGQVRGVEVRHESGPGKRIHREPGTTERIEADHVVNATGAWAGQLGAMAGVEVEVRPSKGVMTVMNCRQVDTVVNRCRPKGDADIVVPHETACILGTTDEEVEDPDDYPEEQWEVDMMIDTLSELVPILSEARTLRSFWGVRPLYEPPDTGTMDPTDITRQFFLLDHADRDDLAGMTTIVGGKFTTYRLMAEQITDHVCEKLGVDAPCRTAEESLPGSDDFSVLRDYMEVFGLRSPIGRRSTERLGSKADDVLQTDDPNPVVCTCEAVTRAELEDAIVDAGTDLNATRIRTRASMGNCQGGFCAHRMAALLHPDHDEATTRAALDDLYAERWKGQRHALWGEQLSQAMLNHALHATTMNRDRDPAAGEEAVEYDRFDAGPSTSTADTATDGGQDECSNPETGGGRGD; this is encoded by the coding sequence ATGGGACGTGAAACCGAGGTCCTCGTCATCGGGGGTGGCTCGACCGGCTGTGGTATCGCCCGTGACCTGTCGATGCGCGGCGTCGACGTCACGCTCGTCGAACGAGGCAACCTCACTCACGGAACGACCGGTCGGATGCACGGGCTGCTCCACAGCGGCGGGCGATATGCGGTCTCGGATCAGGAAAGCGCCGCCGAGTGTATCGACGAGAACCGCGTACTCCGGAAGATCGCGAGCCATACGGTCGAGATGACCGGTGGGCTGTTCGTCCAGAAACCCGGCGATCCCGACGAGTACTTCGAGGAGAAACTCGCGGGCTGTCGGGAGTGTGACATTCCGGCGGAAGTACTCACCGGTGCGGAGGCTCGCGAGATCGAGCCGTATCTCGCGCGTGACGTCGAGCGTGCGATCCGGGTGCCCGACGGGGCCATCGATCCGTTCCGGCTCTGCGTGGCGAACGCCGCCGACGCGGAGGAACACGGTGCGCGCATCGAAACCCACGCCGAGGTCACGGACGTGTTCGTCGAGAGCGGACAGGTCAGGGGCGTCGAGGTGCGCCACGAGAGTGGTCCCGGCAAGCGCATCCACCGCGAGCCGGGAACGACCGAACGCATCGAGGCCGATCACGTGGTGAACGCGACTGGTGCGTGGGCCGGACAGTTGGGGGCGATGGCGGGCGTCGAGGTCGAAGTCCGCCCATCGAAAGGGGTGATGACGGTGATGAACTGTCGGCAGGTGGATACGGTCGTCAATCGATGTCGACCGAAGGGCGACGCCGACATCGTGGTGCCCCACGAGACCGCCTGTATTCTCGGCACGACCGACGAGGAGGTCGAAGATCCCGACGACTACCCCGAGGAGCAGTGGGAGGTCGACATGATGATCGACACCCTCTCGGAGCTCGTGCCGATCCTGAGCGAGGCGCGAACGCTCCGCTCGTTTTGGGGTGTCCGCCCGCTGTACGAACCGCCAGACACCGGTACCATGGATCCGACGGACATCACCCGCCAGTTCTTCCTGCTCGATCACGCCGACCGCGATGATCTCGCTGGCATGACGACCATCGTGGGTGGGAAGTTCACGACCTACCGACTGATGGCCGAGCAGATCACCGATCACGTCTGCGAGAAGCTCGGTGTCGACGCTCCGTGCCGGACCGCCGAGGAGTCGCTGCCGGGAAGCGACGATTTCTCGGTACTTCGGGACTACATGGAGGTGTTCGGGCTGCGATCGCCCATTGGTCGCCGGAGCACCGAGCGGCTCGGTAGCAAGGCCGACGACGTGCTACAGACCGACGATCCGAACCCAGTCGTCTGTACGTGCGAGGCGGTCACGCGCGCCGAGCTCGAGGACGCCATCGTGGATGCCGGCACCGACCTGAACGCCACCCGTATCCGGACTCGGGCCTCGATGGGGAACTGTCAGGGTGGGTTCTGTGCCCATCGGATGGCCGCCCTGCTCCATCCCGATCACGACGAGGCCACCACGCGAGCCGCGCTCGATGACCTCTACGCCGAGCGCTGGAAGGGTCAGCGCCACGCGCTCTGGGGCGAACAGCTCTCCCAGGCGATGTTGAATCACGCGCTCCACGCCACTACGATGAACCGCGACCGCGACCCCGCGGCTGGCGAGGAGGCCGTCGAGTACGACCGATTCGACGCGGGGCCGTCCACGTCGACCGCCGACACAGCGACCGACGGCGGTCAGGACGAGTGTAGCAACCCCGAGACAGGAGGCGGCCGTGGCGATTGA
- a CDS encoding Cdc6/Cdc18 family protein, whose amino-acid sequence MDLTARIRRRQRSGNDSRLVLDHDAISPVAHLGEPTGRGSVLERLLDYVDPVFDGELPPNAYVWGPPGTGKSAVVTALFARLGRLHSPSRSVIHTSTRGGTGATPDLVYVDARHASSDFGLYRTVLDAVLDESVPEHGVGTDALRARLTEYLAPYERRVLIAVDHVGERGARPLSEIVAAFADDESLSWLVVGRPSPSTLPDSVRPPEHIEVPAYRDLALVDVLTARASEGMARQAVEHEQLRRLASWADGNAHDALCALFVAADEAVAEGSTRLRERDLRTGMNAVPRPSVSLGRVFALPDNRQRVLRRLIDVDVEQRSSVDAAADAVVASPDIDLSAGTVKRLLYEIANDGIAERVASDRTSESVGRPPSRLEPRFPTAVFRRLYDLSNA is encoded by the coding sequence ATGGACCTCACAGCCCGTATCCGCCGACGACAGCGCTCGGGGAACGACTCGCGGCTGGTGCTCGATCACGATGCGATCAGCCCCGTCGCCCACCTCGGAGAGCCGACTGGTCGAGGATCGGTACTCGAACGCCTCCTCGATTACGTCGATCCGGTGTTCGACGGGGAGCTCCCGCCGAACGCATACGTCTGGGGTCCCCCCGGAACGGGGAAATCAGCGGTCGTCACCGCGCTGTTCGCCCGACTCGGGCGGCTACATTCGCCGTCGAGATCGGTCATCCACACCTCGACCCGTGGCGGGACGGGTGCGACGCCCGATCTCGTGTACGTCGATGCGCGCCACGCAAGCAGCGATTTCGGGCTGTACCGGACAGTGCTCGACGCAGTGCTCGACGAGTCCGTACCGGAACACGGCGTCGGCACGGACGCGCTTCGCGCGCGCCTGACGGAATACCTCGCGCCCTACGAACGTCGCGTGCTCATAGCCGTCGATCACGTCGGCGAGCGCGGAGCGCGCCCACTCTCCGAGATCGTGGCGGCGTTCGCGGACGACGAGTCGCTCTCGTGGCTCGTCGTCGGACGGCCGTCGCCGTCGACGCTTCCGGATTCCGTCCGGCCACCGGAACACATCGAGGTGCCCGCCTACCGCGACCTCGCGCTGGTGGACGTGCTGACGGCTCGTGCGTCGGAAGGAATGGCTCGCCAAGCCGTCGAGCACGAACAGCTCCGACGGCTCGCGAGCTGGGCCGACGGCAACGCCCACGACGCGCTCTGTGCGCTGTTCGTTGCGGCGGACGAGGCTGTTGCCGAAGGGAGCACCCGGCTCCGCGAACGCGATCTCCGCACCGGGATGAACGCCGTTCCCCGCCCGTCGGTCTCGCTCGGACGAGTGTTTGCGCTGCCGGACAACCGCCAGCGGGTGCTGCGCCGTCTCATCGACGTCGATGTGGAGCAACGGTCGTCCGTCGACGCCGCGGCCGATGCCGTCGTCGCATCGCCGGACATCGATCTGTCGGCAGGAACCGTGAAACGCTTGCTCTACGAGATCGCGAACGACGGTATCGCCGAACGTGTCGCCAGCGATCGCACCTCCGAGAGCGTCGGCCGACCACCGAGCCGGCTCGAACCCCGATTCCCGACTGCAGTCTTCCGGCGACTCTACGATCTGTCGAACGCGTAG
- the glpK gene encoding glycerol kinase GlpK translates to MTSDTYVGAIDQGTTGTRFMIFDHGGEVVAQAYEKHEQIYPEPGWVEHDPVEIWEKTQAVVTEALDTAGLDAGQLEALGITNQRETTMIWDRDSGSPIYNAIVWQDRRTTDRVEELEEADKVEDIRAKTGLEADAYFSATKAEWLLDNADPLKTQRAQPADLRDRAAAGELCFGTIDTWLIWQLTGNHITDVTNASRTMLFDIHDMAWDDELQEEFDVPGEMLPEVRPSSDDDFYGTTDADGFLGAEIPVAGALGDQQAALFGQTCFDEGDAKNTYGTGSFFLLNTGEEAVESDHGLLTTVGFQRSGEPVQYALEGAIFVTGAAIEWLEDVGLINNAAQTADLARSVDSTDGVYFVPAFTGLGAPHWDGRARGTIVGMTRGTGKEHIVRAVLESIAFQTRDVAEAMVADAGLDINSLKVDGGAVKNDFLCQQQADIVGTEIVRPEVDETTALGSAYAAGLAVGYWDDPEELRNNWRVDREFPADDDADVDGRYERWSEAVERSRDWAREA, encoded by the coding sequence ATGACATCCGATACATACGTCGGCGCGATCGATCAGGGAACGACCGGCACGCGGTTCATGATCTTCGACCACGGCGGCGAGGTGGTCGCACAGGCCTACGAGAAACACGAGCAGATCTATCCCGAACCGGGATGGGTCGAGCACGACCCCGTAGAGATTTGGGAGAAAACCCAAGCTGTCGTGACGGAGGCACTCGACACTGCCGGGCTCGACGCCGGCCAGCTCGAAGCGCTCGGGATCACTAACCAGCGCGAGACCACGATGATCTGGGACCGTGATTCGGGGTCGCCGATCTACAACGCGATCGTCTGGCAGGACCGCCGGACGACCGATCGAGTGGAGGAGCTCGAAGAAGCGGACAAAGTCGAGGACATCAGAGCGAAGACCGGCCTCGAAGCCGACGCGTACTTCTCGGCGACCAAGGCCGAGTGGCTGCTCGACAACGCCGACCCACTCAAGACCCAGCGCGCCCAACCGGCAGACCTCAGGGACCGCGCCGCCGCCGGCGAACTCTGTTTCGGGACGATCGACACGTGGCTGATCTGGCAGCTCACCGGGAATCACATCACGGACGTCACGAACGCCTCCCGGACCATGCTGTTCGACATCCACGACATGGCGTGGGACGACGAACTCCAGGAGGAGTTCGATGTCCCCGGTGAGATGCTCCCCGAAGTCCGGCCGTCCTCGGACGACGACTTCTACGGGACGACCGACGCCGACGGGTTCCTCGGGGCGGAAATCCCGGTCGCGGGCGCACTCGGCGACCAGCAGGCCGCGCTGTTCGGCCAGACCTGCTTCGACGAGGGCGACGCGAAGAACACCTACGGCACCGGCTCCTTTTTCCTTCTCAACACCGGCGAAGAGGCCGTCGAGAGCGACCACGGCCTCCTCACGACGGTCGGGTTCCAGCGCTCGGGCGAGCCCGTCCAGTACGCGCTCGAAGGCGCAATCTTCGTGACGGGGGCGGCGATCGAGTGGCTTGAAGACGTCGGTCTCATCAACAACGCCGCCCAGACCGCGGACCTCGCCCGCTCAGTGGACTCGACCGACGGGGTGTACTTCGTGCCTGCGTTCACCGGCTTGGGTGCACCTCACTGGGACGGGCGTGCGCGCGGGACGATCGTCGGGATGACTCGCGGCACCGGCAAGGAACACATCGTCCGCGCGGTGCTCGAATCCATCGCGTTCCAGACCCGGGACGTCGCCGAGGCGATGGTGGCGGACGCGGGTCTCGACATCAACAGCCTGAAAGTCGACGGCGGCGCGGTGAAAAACGACTTCCTCTGCCAGCAGCAGGCCGACATCGTCGGGACGGAGATCGTCCGACCCGAGGTCGACGAGACCACGGCACTCGGCTCGGCGTACGCCGCCGGCCTCGCCGTGGGGTACTGGGACGACCCCGAAGAACTACGGAACAACTGGCGGGTCGACCGCGAGTTCCCCGCCGACGACGATGCGGACGTCGACGGTCGCTACGAGCGGTGGAGCGAGGCGGTCGAACGGTCGCGCGACTGGGCGCGGGAGGCTTGA
- the hisG gene encoding ATP phosphoribosyltransferase has translation MRIAVPNKGRLHDPTIDVLERAGLHVADGADRKLYAETVDPEVTVLFVRAADIPEYVADGAADVGITGLDQVREAGVDLHDLLDLGYGTCRLVLAAPEKSAVESVDDLAGGTVATEFPNVARDFFAERGIDPAIVEVSGATELTPHVDVADAIIDITSTGTTLAVNNLAIVEEVLQSSVRLVARPDVADDPKVEEVATALASVISADDKRYLMMNVPTDRLDDVREVIPGLGGPTVMDIAGDDAVAVHAVVDEDDVFTTINDVKGMGASDVLVTEIERLVE, from the coding sequence ATGCGCATCGCAGTGCCCAACAAGGGCCGCCTGCACGATCCGACGATCGACGTGCTCGAACGCGCCGGGCTCCACGTTGCCGACGGCGCGGATCGAAAACTCTACGCCGAGACGGTCGATCCCGAGGTCACAGTCCTGTTCGTTCGTGCCGCCGACATTCCGGAGTACGTCGCCGACGGCGCGGCCGACGTCGGGATCACCGGGTTGGATCAGGTTCGCGAAGCTGGCGTCGACCTGCACGACCTGCTCGATCTCGGCTACGGCACCTGCCGGCTCGTGCTCGCCGCCCCCGAGAAAAGCGCGGTTGAGTCGGTCGACGATCTCGCCGGCGGCACCGTCGCGACGGAGTTCCCGAACGTCGCCCGCGACTTTTTCGCCGAGCGAGGGATCGATCCCGCGATCGTGGAGGTCTCTGGTGCGACCGAGCTCACGCCCCACGTCGACGTCGCCGACGCGATCATCGACATCACCTCGACAGGGACCACGCTCGCGGTCAACAACCTCGCGATCGTCGAGGAGGTACTCCAGAGTTCGGTTCGGCTGGTCGCCCGCCCCGACGTCGCCGACGACCCGAAAGTCGAGGAGGTCGCGACCGCGCTCGCGTCGGTGATCTCGGCCGACGACAAGCGCTACCTGATGATGAACGTCCCGACCGACCGGCTCGACGACGTTCGCGAGGTCATCCCCGGTCTCGGTGGCCCCACCGTGATGGACATCGCGGGCGACGATGCAGTCGCGGTCCATGCGGTGGTCGACGAGGACGACGTCTTCACGACGATCAACGACGTCAAAGGAATGGGCGCGAGCGACGTCCTTGTGACCGAGATCGAACGTCTCGTCGAATAG